Proteins encoded together in one Vulcanisaeta thermophila window:
- the pyk gene encoding pyruvate kinase, whose translation MSKVKIIATIGPSTEKPEVLRELVKYVDGVRINFSHGNPTEWRNRISNVREIRSDVAILGDIRGPGIRTGSLTPITVNPNETIEFRLGNESRGDYVPIPSPIFFRSINKGDVVVMNDGRLRLEVERVSSDAARLVALTGGVIGPEKAVVIKGKDYPMPILDDYDREALRIAVELGIDYIGVSHVRNSEDIEEVRSELRRLGGDYIRLVAKVEGPNAVRNIRDIVCSSDYVMVARGDLGMHFDLEEIPRIQSEIIREAHRCGKPTMVATQLLESMIEQPVPTRAEVADITTAVLEGVDSLLLTGETAVGRYPIEAVQWLRRVASKYEGDVNVPREISTNITERLALGIVQLAEDINAKIVVYSRGGKFLEAISRYRPKVPTYAGVSDEKLLRRSRLLWGVEPILVPNVKNYEEGERETLNRLLDMQLVVKGDLVVLTHGIVDTYSDYGIRILRI comes from the coding sequence GTGAGTAAGGTTAAGATAATAGCCACCATAGGCCCATCCACGGAGAAGCCCGAAGTATTGAGGGAATTGGTTAAGTACGTAGATGGTGTTAGGATAAACTTCTCCCATGGAAACCCCACGGAGTGGAGGAACAGGATTTCCAATGTGAGGGAGATTAGGAGTGATGTTGCCATTCTCGGCGACATAAGGGGCCCCGGGATAAGAACTGGGAGCCTAACCCCAATCACGGTGAACCCTAACGAAACCATCGAGTTCAGGCTTGGCAATGAATCCAGGGGTGATTACGTACCCATACCAAGCCCCATATTCTTCAGATCAATAAATAAGGGTGACGTGGTGGTTATGAACGATGGTAGACTAAGGCTTGAGGTGGAGAGGGTGTCAAGCGATGCCGCAAGGCTCGTGGCGTTGACGGGCGGTGTCATAGGGCCTGAGAAGGCCGTGGTCATAAAGGGTAAGGACTACCCAATGCCCATACTAGATGATTACGATAGGGAGGCGCTGAGGATAGCCGTGGAATTAGGCATAGACTATATTGGCGTAAGCCACGTTAGGAACTCCGAGGATATTGAGGAGGTCAGAAGTGAGCTGAGGAGGTTGGGTGGTGATTACATAAGGCTTGTGGCCAAGGTGGAGGGGCCCAATGCCGTGAGGAACATAAGGGACATAGTCTGCTCCAGCGACTACGTAATGGTGGCTAGGGGAGACCTGGGCATGCACTTCGACCTTGAGGAGATACCGAGAATACAATCCGAGATAATAAGGGAGGCGCACAGGTGCGGTAAGCCCACGATGGTGGCCACGCAACTCCTTGAGTCCATGATAGAACAGCCAGTGCCTACGAGGGCCGAGGTGGCCGACATAACCACCGCGGTCCTCGAAGGCGTGGACTCATTATTACTAACTGGTGAGACAGCCGTGGGTAGGTACCCCATTGAGGCTGTTCAGTGGTTAAGGAGAGTGGCCAGTAAGTATGAGGGCGATGTTAATGTACCCCGTGAAATAAGTACCAACATAACCGAGAGGCTGGCCCTGGGCATTGTTCAACTAGCTGAGGATATAAACGCAAAGATTGTTGTGTACTCAAGGGGTGGTAAGTTCCTCGAGGCAATATCGAGGTATAGACCCAAGGTACCCACATACGCTGGGGTGAGCGATGAGAAGCTGCTCAGGAGGTCCAGATTACTGTGGGGTGTGGAACCCATTCTAGTACCTAATGTTAAGAATTACGAGGAAGGTGAGAGGGAGACATTGAATAGGTTATTGGACATGCAACTGGTGGTTAAGGGTGACCTTGTGGTGCTAACTCACGGTATTGTGGACACGTATAGCGATTATGGTATTAGGATCTTAAGGATTTAA